The following are from one region of the Aquirufa lenticrescens genome:
- the ggt gene encoding gamma-glutamyltransferase, translating into MTRYFLLFFLSFSLFAQTTQKPLIEGKQGMVVSTHPAASEIGLSILKKGGNAIDAAVAVNFALAVAHPSAGNIGGGGFLVYRDKSGNVKALDYREKAPSAANRDMYLDTEGKIIPGKSMTGIFSVGVPGTVAGMQEMHEKLGKLPWADLLQPAVDLAREGLILTEKEARGLNRQRTEFMKENPGKYYLLSAEGKEWKAGDLLVQEDLANTLELILKKKAKGFYRGQTARNIVNEMKAQNGIISKKDLRNYQAVWRTPIKSQYKNYQIIGMPPPSSGGVALAQLLQMVAPYSLQKWGPTSDSTIQVMVEAERRVYADRSKWLGDPDFVKVPVNELIDPTYATSRMSSMNFNQATKSADIQAGTFPGYESPETTHYSIVDNEGNAVSITTTLNNSYGSKVFVGGSGFLLNDEMDDFSAKAGAPNLYGLIGSKANEIQPNKRMLSSMTPTIVEQDGQLKMVVGTPGGSTIITSVFQVVLNTLEMGMNMQQAVEYPRFHHQWLPEKITSEPKRFSEEQQIRLQTKGYTFAPVSAIGLVEGILVLPNGNLQGGADSRGDDTVSAY; encoded by the coding sequence ATGACGAGGTATTTTCTACTTTTCTTTCTGTCTTTCTCCCTTTTTGCACAAACTACTCAAAAGCCTTTAATCGAAGGAAAGCAAGGAATGGTGGTATCGACGCATCCAGCAGCGTCCGAAATAGGCTTATCCATTTTAAAAAAAGGGGGAAATGCAATAGATGCAGCGGTGGCAGTGAATTTTGCCTTAGCTGTTGCGCATCCATCTGCGGGAAATATTGGGGGTGGAGGATTTCTTGTATATCGGGATAAATCAGGAAATGTGAAAGCCTTAGACTATCGGGAGAAAGCGCCATCTGCCGCAAATAGAGATATGTATTTAGATACTGAGGGCAAAATTATTCCGGGTAAAAGTATGACAGGTATTTTCTCTGTGGGTGTTCCTGGTACCGTTGCAGGTATGCAAGAGATGCACGAAAAGTTAGGGAAATTGCCATGGGCGGACCTTTTGCAGCCTGCTGTGGATTTAGCAAGGGAGGGATTGATTTTAACTGAAAAGGAAGCGAGAGGCTTGAATCGCCAGAGAACGGAATTTATGAAAGAGAATCCAGGTAAGTATTATCTTTTATCTGCAGAGGGAAAAGAGTGGAAGGCAGGCGATTTGTTAGTGCAAGAAGATTTAGCGAATACGTTAGAGTTGATTTTAAAGAAGAAAGCCAAAGGCTTCTACCGAGGCCAAACCGCTCGTAACATTGTGAATGAGATGAAAGCCCAAAACGGCATCATTTCGAAGAAGGATTTACGAAATTATCAAGCAGTTTGGCGTACACCTATCAAGAGTCAATACAAAAACTACCAGATTATTGGTATGCCGCCTCCAAGTAGTGGCGGGGTAGCCTTAGCGCAACTATTGCAAATGGTGGCTCCTTATTCATTACAAAAATGGGGTCCTACCTCGGATTCCACTATTCAGGTGATGGTTGAAGCAGAGAGACGCGTATATGCTGATCGCTCTAAATGGTTAGGAGATCCTGATTTTGTCAAAGTACCAGTTAACGAATTAATTGATCCAACGTACGCTACATCCCGTATGTCTTCGATGAATTTTAATCAAGCGACAAAGAGTGCTGACATTCAGGCAGGTACTTTTCCAGGCTATGAGAGTCCTGAAACAACGCATTATAGCATAGTAGATAATGAAGGTAATGCAGTTTCGATTACCACAACCTTAAATAATTCCTATGGTTCGAAGGTATTTGTAGGGGGATCAGGTTTCTTGTTGAACGATGAGATGGATGATTTTTCTGCCAAAGCAGGAGCACCAAATCTGTATGGTTTAATCGGTTCAAAGGCCAATGAGATTCAACCCAACAAGCGCATGCTTTCTAGTATGACTCCTACGATTGTGGAGCAGGATGGTCAATTAAAGATGGTGGTAGGAACTCCAGGTGGTTCTACGATCATTACAAGTGTATTTCAAGTGGTCTTGAATACCTTAGAAATGGGTATGAATATGCAACAAGCGGTAGAATATCCTCGTTTTCACCATCAATGGTTGCCGGAGAAAATTACATCAGAACCGAAGCGTTTTTCAGAGGAACAACAAATTCGCCTTCAAACGAAAGGCTACACCTTTGCACCAGTTTCGGCAATTGGTTTAGTAGAGGGAATTTTAGTGTTACCTAATGGGAACCTGCAGGGTGGTGCAGATTCCCGTGGTGATGATACTGTGTCGGCCTATTGA
- a CDS encoding VIT1/CCC1 transporter family protein, with product MNSHDHHLHEQHLKSSDFITDVVIGMSDGLTVPFALAAGLSGAVASASIVTTAGVAEIVAGSIAMGLGGFLAGQTEQEHYESELKREYDEVERVPEREKQEIRDVFEDYGLSPEAQEIVVECISKDKDKWVDFMMRFELGLERPDPNRARNSALTIGISYIIGGFIPLLPYFYVEKPQDGLLYSAEVTILALLVFGYFKSKVTGQNPIIGSLKVTSIGAAAAAAAYFVATLFQ from the coding sequence ATGAATTCACACGATCATCATTTACACGAACAACATTTAAAAAGTTCTGATTTTATTACGGACGTAGTCATTGGTATGTCAGATGGACTGACCGTACCTTTTGCTTTAGCTGCAGGTCTTTCTGGAGCAGTAGCATCTGCAAGTATTGTTACAACCGCAGGTGTTGCAGAAATTGTTGCCGGTTCTATTGCGATGGGACTTGGCGGTTTTTTAGCTGGCCAAACTGAACAAGAACACTACGAGTCAGAATTGAAACGCGAATACGACGAAGTAGAACGGGTTCCAGAAAGAGAAAAACAAGAAATCAGGGATGTATTTGAAGATTATGGTTTGAGCCCTGAGGCACAAGAAATCGTCGTAGAATGTATTTCCAAAGACAAGGATAAGTGGGTCGATTTCATGATGCGCTTCGAATTAGGACTAGAACGCCCAGATCCTAATCGTGCGAGGAATTCAGCCTTGACAATTGGTATTTCCTACATTATTGGAGGATTCATCCCGCTTCTACCCTATTTCTATGTGGAAAAACCGCAGGACGGTTTACTCTATTCTGCCGAAGTAACCATTTTAGCTTTATTGGTATTTGGCTACTTTAAGAGCAAAGTAACCGGCCAAAATCCAATCATCGGATCATTAAAAGTGACTTCTATAGGTGCGGCAGCCGCTGCTGCCGCCTATTTCGTCGCTACCTTATTTCAATAG